A genome region from Meleagris gallopavo isolate NT-WF06-2002-E0010 breed Aviagen turkey brand Nicholas breeding stock chromosome 7, Turkey_5.1, whole genome shotgun sequence includes the following:
- the C7H2orf66 gene encoding uncharacterized protein C2orf66 homolog yields the protein MWKVVLLGLYTMLAVRGLAKGAPFEPEEKWKPLDNPRNRDLFFRTLQAYFLGRGLDLRNFPATFTVNNEGPRPVIFYSDPIASAFADYEERKNSFPNDLKG from the exons ATGTGGAAAGTGGTGCTCCTGGGACTATATACAATGTTGGCTGTCAGAGGATTGGCAAAGGGTGCTCCTTTTgaaccagaagaaaaatggaaacctCTAGATAATCCTAGAAACAGAGACTTG tttttcagaaCACTCCAGGCATACTTTTTGGGTCGGGGTCTCGATCTCAGAAACTTCCCAGCTACTTTCACTGTGAACAATGAAGGACCAAGGCCGGTCATATTCTACTCAGATCCCATTGCTTCCGCATTTGCAGAttatgaagaaaggaaaaattcttttccAAACGACTTAAAAGGCTAA